From Brassica oleracea var. oleracea cultivar TO1000 chromosome C3, BOL, whole genome shotgun sequence, a single genomic window includes:
- the LOC106327936 gene encoding BTB/POZ domain-containing protein At1g55760, which translates to MTDSAYRVDTISRLAQWRILNLSSSTYRKSDPFKMGLWNWHLSVEKSKMLLNVKLYPEVSSLSRENPPVASFVLRVVSSTGERKAFSHPEVIDKRIKTNEDFLWTIEVPLTGKIIIDVEFLDLKVLSQDSGEFYSIWADGSTQNQSEVTAVTSLGRMLTESIYTDITINASDGSIGAHRAVLAARSPVFRSMFLHDLKEKELSAINIPDMPLEACRAFLSYIYGNIQNEDFLTHRLALLQAADKYDIADLKDACHKSLVEDIDTKNVLERLQNAYLYQLPELKASCMRYLVKFGKIFEIREEFNVFMQCADRDLISEVFHEVLTTWKGF; encoded by the exons ATGACTGATTCAGCTTACAGAGTAGACACCATCTCCAGGCTCGCCCAATGGCGTATCCTCAACCTCTCTTCCTCCACTTACCGCAAGTCCGATCCTTTCAAGATGGGTCTTTGGAACTG GCATTTGTCTGTGGAGAAAAGCAAGATGCTATTAAATGTTAAGTTGTATCCAGAAGTATCCAGCCTTTCCAGAGAAAACCCACCTGTTGCTTCCTTTGTTCTTCGTGTTGTCTCTTCTACTGGTGAGAGGAAAGCTTTTTCTCATCCAG AAGTAATAGATAAGAGGATCAAGACAAACGAAGATTTCCTCTGGACAATTGAAGTTCCCTTGACTGGAAAAATCATCATCGACGTCGAGTTTCTTGACCTCAAGGTTCTGTCTCAAGAT AGTGGGGAGTTTTACTCAATCTGGGCAGACGGTTCAACGCAGAACCAATCCGAAGTTACAGCGGTAACATCCCTTGGACGTATGTTGACAGAAAGCATTTACACCGACATAACAATCAACGCCTCTGATGGAAGCATCGGAGCGCACCGAGCTGTTCTCGCTGCCCGTTCGCCTGTTTTCCGCAGCATGTTTCTGCATGACCTGAAAGAGAAAGAACTCTCAGCCATAAACATACCTGACATGCCGCTCGAAGCTTGCCGAGCGTTCCTAAGTTATATCTACGGAAACATCCAGAACGAAGACTTTCTAACGCACAGGTTGGCGCTTCTCCAAGCAGCTGATAAATATGATATTGCTGATCTGAAAGACGCGTGCCACAAGAGTCTTGTAGAGGATATAGACACGAAGAATGTGCTCGAGAGGCTGCAGAACGCTTATCTCTATCAGTTGCCTGAACTGAAGGCTAGCTGCATGAGGTATCTTGTGAAGTTTGGGAAGATATTTGAGATCCGTGAGGAGTTCAACGTATTCATGCAGTGCGCAGACAGAGATTTGATATCTGAAGTCTTCCACGAAGTCCTCACTACATGGAAAGGGTTTTAG